The genomic interval GAAGACCCCAACGACGAGTAAACGCAGCGGCCGCCCGGCGGGCCCCGCTCCGTCCCCCCTCAGTGCAGCGGGACGTGCCCGGGAAAGCCGATCACCCAGTCCAGCAGGTCGCCGACCATGGCGCTGGCCGTCACCATGCCGCCCGCCCCGCCACCCGCGAAGATCAGCGTGCCGCACTCCTCGCCTTCGTACACCATTGCGTTCCGGCTGGCGCCCGCAGTGCACAGCGGGTGATCCTCAGGCAGCGACTGCGGGGACACGCGCGCCACCCACTCGCCGTTCACGCGTTCCAGTTCCGCCACCAGTTTGATGCGCTCCCCACGCGCCCTGGCCGACTGCACCTCATCCAGGGTCAGGGCCTCGATGCCCTGCACCTGCACGCGCTCGTACGGGAAGTTCGGGTCCGCGCAGAAGCGGGCCAGGACCGTCAGCTTGTGCGCCGTGTCGAAGCCCCCCACGTCCAGTGTGGGAGGGTCCTCGGCGTACCCGAGCGCCTGCGCCTCGGCAAGCGCCTGGGCGTACTCCTTACCCTCCTCCATCTGCGTGATGATGTACAGGCACGTGCCGTTCAGGACCGCCTGCAGACGCGTGAAGGTGCTGGCCCGCAGGACCGTGCTCATCGGCCCGATCACAGGTGTGCCCGCCATCACGGACGCCTCGTAGTACAGCTTGCCGTCCAGGGCGTAGTCACGCAGTTCATTCCACCGCTCGGCCAGCAGGGCCTTGTTCGCCGTGATCACCGGCCGCCCGGACTTCAGGTAGGGCCGGAGCAGATCCATGGGCTGCTCCACACCGCCCATCGCCTCGATCACCACCCCGCATTCCTGCAGGAAAGCCGGGTCGGTCGTCAGGGGCGTGCCGGGCGGGCAGTTGCGCGGACGGCTGACGTCGCGCACCAGGACGCCGGCCACCTGCACCCGCACCCCCAGATCCGCAAAGATCGCCTCCCGCTTCCGAATCAGATTCAGGACGTCCTGCCCCACGGTGCCACACCCCAGCACGCCCACGGTCACGGTTCTCATGCGCCCGACTGTAGCGCCCGGCCCTCCCGGCAACCGGCACCACGCTTAGACGCATCGCGGCCCGCACCCGGCCACAGACCGCGCACGCTGCTGCGCCCCGGCGCCACCGGGCCGGCCCAGGCAGCCCCGTGAGCGCCGGGTCAGGGGAACGTTTCTGCCGGGCCAGCAGGGCGGGCGCTAGACTGCACTCATGATTCCCGTGTCCGCCCTGTCTGCCGCCAGCCGTCCGCCGTGCCACGCGTGCGGGCGCCCCGTGAGAACGTGACCCGCCTGAACGAACTCGCCTCGGAATTCGGCATGGTCGAGCGCGCCCTGGGCGACCCGGCCGCCCTGGCCGACCCGCGCGAGTACGCCCGCCTGACCCGCCGGCACCGCGAACTGCTGCCTCTCGTGACCCTGCTGCGCGAACGTGACACGCTGGAGCACGACCTGCGCGGCGCCCGCGACCTGCTCACCGACCCGGACATGCGCGAACTGGCCGCCGGGGAAGTGCAGAGCCTCGAAGCGCGCCTGAAAACCATCGAGGCGGAACTGGTTGTGCTGCTGCTGCCCACCGACCCGGATGACGCCAAGGACGTGATTCTCGAACTGCGCGCCGGGGCGGGCGGCGCCGAGGCCGGCCTGTTCGTCACGGACCTGCTGCGCCTCTACACCCGCTACGCCGAACAGGCCGGCCTGCGTGTAACCGTCCTGGACGCCAACGAAAGTGACCTGGGCGGCGCCAGCAAGGTCGTTGCCGAGATCACCGGCGAAGGCGCCTTCCGCGCCTTCAGATGGGAACGAGGCGTTCACCGCGTGCAGCGCGTTCCCGCCACCGAAAGCCAGGGCCGCATTCACACCAGTACCGTCACCGTCGCCGTTCTGCCCGAAGCGGAGCAGGGTGAGGTGCAGCTTGATCTGGCCGAAGTCCGCATCGACGTGTTCCGCTCGCAGGGGGCCGGCGGGCAGGGCGTGAACACCACCGACTCCGCCGTGCGCGCCGTATACCGCGCGGGCACCCCCGACGAGATCGTGGTCGTGTGCCAGGATGGACGCTCGCAGATCAAGAACCGCGAGAAGGCCCTGCAGGTTCTCGCCGCCCGCCTCGCTGAACGCGAACGCATTGCCCGGGAGGCCCGCGAACGCAACGAACGCGCCGCGCAGGTCGGCACCGGCGACCGCAGCGAGAAGATCCGCACTTACAACTATCCGCAGAACCGCGTTACCGATCACCGCCTCGAAGGGGACGACAAGAATCACCCCCTCGACAGCGTGATGGCCGGTGCCCTCGCGCCCATCGTGGCCGCCCTGGCACGCGCGCAGCGTGAGCAGCAGCTGCTGCACATGGACACCGGCCCCGAGGAGCCCCGAAATGGCGCGGCGTGACCTGCTGGTGGCCGCCGGCATCCTGCGCGACCGTTTCGGCCGGGTCCTGCTCGTCGGCAACGACTGGCAGGGGCACGGCCGCGTGCGCCACACGCTGCCCGGCGGCGTCGTCGAACCCGGCGAGACCCTCCCCGAGGCGCTGTACCGTGAGATCTACGAGGAGACCGGACTGAAACTCACGGGCATCAAGCACATGGCGTACACCGTGCATATCGAGGACGAACGCCGCGGCGAGCGGGCCATCGCCGTGGCGTTCGAGGCCACCTGGGACGGCCTGCTCAATCCCGCCGACCCGGACGGCTTCATCGTCGAGGCCCGCTTCTGCACCCCGGAGGAAGCCCTGGAAAAAATCGAAGCGCCCCCCATGCGGGAGCCGCTCAGCGATTACCTGAAGACCGGTGAACCGGGGCGTTTCTACGCCTTCAAAGGCTGGGACGGCCGCGGCGGCCTGCGCATTCCCGCCCTGAAACCCCGGTCCTGACCTGACGCCGAGTGCGCCCGGACTGACTCAGTCCGGGCGCACGTCTGAACCGGAGGCCCTGACCGGTCCCAGGCAGGAGTCAGGCGTAGTCGACGCTGAGGATCTCGAACTCGGCGTTGCCTTTCGGCAACTGCACCGTCACCTTCTCTCCGGCCCGCTTCCCGCTCAGGGCCTTCCCGATGGGGCTGGCGTCGCTGACCTTGCCTTTCAGGACATCCACCTCGTAGGTGCCCACCAGTTCAAACTGATGCTCCTTGCCCTTGGTGTCCCGCACGCGCACCCTGGCCCCCAGGCCGGCGCCGCCCGTGGCGTCTTCCTCAATGATCATGGCGCGTTCCAGCTGACGCTCCAGCTCGGAGATACGCGCCTCATTCTCGCTCTGCTGCATGCGCGCCTCGTCGTACGCCGCACTTTCACGCAGGTCGCCGTCTTCGATGGCGCGGCCCATGTTCTCGGAGATCTCCTCACGCTTCGTGGTTTTCAGGAAATGCAGGGTCTCGAGCAGTTTGTCATACCCACGCTGGGTCATGGTGATGCGATCTTTCGTCATAGACAGTCAAGTATAGGCGCTTTCGGCAACCTCCGCAGCGCAACGTGCCGGGCACCCCAGCCGCTGCCGGCACACGAGCGAGGCAGTCCCCAGACGGTGTTCGGCGGCGCGCGCCCCCTGGACCGGTCCAGACGCCCGGATAGCCGCGCCCCGGCGTGGCCTGACCTTCAGCGGCTGTCCGTGCCAAGCCCCAGGGTGTCAGTGACCGCCTGCTGCACCTGCTTTTGAGAATCCATGACTTCCACCGCCACCTGCCCCCCGCCCTCCAGGTCCATCACGAAGTGATCGCCCTCCAGCCGGACGCGCGACAGGATCTGCTCGTCCCCCTCCGGGCGGGTGGTGGCGCGCAGTTCCACAAAACGCCGCATGGGCGTACGGATCACTTTCGGAGCCAGGATTTCCTCCACCTGGAAGATCCCGCCCGAGTTGTTCATGGTGACACTGATCAGCACCGGCTTGTCCCGGCCACGCTCAATGACCACCTGATCCACTGCCAGCGCACTGATGGAATGAATGTCCACGCTGCCCATGCTGAACGCCTTGCGGCCCCGGCCCTTCGTGATGTCCGTGCCGTCCGCGACCGCGACGATCCCGCCCTCCATGGTCAGCGGCGCGGGGCTCAGGTCGTGGCAGTTGATGGCACCCAGAATGAACGAGCGCACCTTCATGCGCTTGAACGGATCCGGGTACAGTGGCGTCATGATCCGGTCCAGAATCGGCAGGGCCAGCGCCACACCATGCGCCTCGTGTCCCACCCGGTGAATCTGGTTGCCGATGTCATGCAGCATGGTGCCCAGAATCACCGTGAGGAAGACGTCGTCCGCCTCCCCGATGCCGCTCTCCATGATGTCGGGCCTGACGCCGCCCTCAAGCAGCAGCTCCGTGATCGCCAGCCCCGCCGCGCCCGTAATGAACGCGTGCACGCGCCCGTGATCGTTGTACCCGAGTTTGCGCATGGTGATGTAATTCGCCATGTCCCAGTGCGCCAGAGCTTCCGGGTCGCCCCGCAACGCCTCGTACGCCGCGAGCGCCCGCGGAAACTCACGCAGGTCCGCGCGAATCGCCTGATTCGCCTCCTCGATCAGTTTCGCGCGAGGCGTGGTGAACTCCACAACCCGCGTCTTCCCGGCTGGGGCCGGCGCCTGCGCCGCCGTGTCACTGCCGGCCACGTCACTGACCTTCCCGCCCTCCACGCTCAGGCGGAACTTCTGATCCCCGCCGGCGCCCATGCCGTCCTCATTCACCCTGGAACTCCGCGTTGCGCTTGTTCAGGAAGGCGTGCACCCCCTCACGGAAATCCTTCGTGGCCACCGTCATGCCGAACAGGTCCGCCTCAATCTCCAACCCGCCTTCCAGAGTGGTGTCCAGGCCACGCCTCACCGCCTCCTTCACGAGGGACATGGCAATCGGCGCGTTCTTCAGCATCTGCTCGGCCACCTCCCGCGCCTTGGTGAGCGCGTCATCCGCGACGTAGTTCACGAGGCCCATCGCCAGCGCCTCGTCCGCCTTCACCTGCCGCGCCGTGAGCATCAGGTCCAGGGCGCGCCCCACGCCGATCAGGCGGGCCAGGCGCTGCGTCCCCCCAAAGCCTGGAATCAGGCCCAGCGTCACTTCCGGCAGGCCCAGTCTGGCGGTGGTCGCCGCCACGCGCACGTCACACGCGAGCGCCAGTTCCAGGCCGCCGCCCAGCGCGAACCCGTTCACCGCCGCAATCACCGGAATGGGCAGCGACGCGATCTGATGCATCACGTCCTGCCCCGCCAGGGACAGCTCACGGCCGTCGTACACGCCCTCCAGATCCTGAAACTCGCTGATGTCCGCACCCGCCACGAACGCGCGGTCACCGGCGCCCGTGATGATCAGGGCCCCCACCTCGGCGTCCTCCACAATCAGGTTCACCGCCTGCGCGATTTCAGAGAGCGTGTCGGCACTCAGGGCATTCAGCGCGCGCGGCCGGTTGATGCTCAGAATGGCGATCGGGCCATGCTGATCAATCTGCACGTTGTTGAACTCGAACTCGTCCAGTTGCGTCATGCGTTCATCCTGCCACAGCCCACCCTGTGACAGGCGAACCAGGCGCCCGTTCAGCACAGCGCCCGCTGACCCGGCCGCAGACCTGGAGGAGCACCCCTGGAACTTCTCAGCCCTGTGCGCCTGAGCCCTGCCGGGTCACGCTGGCTGTCCGTCCCTTGCCGCCAGGGTGGCAATGGCCTCCAGCGCCACCCGCACCATGCGGTCCACCCCGGCCGCCAGCACGTCATCCGGGACGAGCTGCGGGTCACCAATATCGTTGCTGCAGGCCGTCAGGCAACCGGCACGGAGACCGCGCTGCGCCGCCACCAGGAAGATCGCGCTGGCTTCCATCTCAAACCCCAGCACGCCCCGCGCCGCCCACAGGCGCGCGTGCTCCGGAGTGCTGGCATAGAAGGCGTCCTCGGTCATCACGAGACCCACGTGGTGGGGCGCCCGCTGTGCACGCGCCGCGTGCACACTGGCCTCGACCACGTCGAAGTTCGCTGCGGGTGCGTACGGCGCCCCCGCCAGCATCTGCCGGGTTGTGCCGTCGTTCGGCACGGCGGCCGTGGCGATCACCAGATCCCCCGGCGCGACCCGGGGTGTCGCGCCGCCCAGCGTGCCCACCCGGATCAGGGTCCGCGCGCCCAGCCGCGCCAGCTCCTCCGCCACGATCGCGGCGCTGGGGCAGCCCATGCCGGTCGTCTGCACACTGACCGGTACGCCCTTGTAGGTTCCAGTGAAGCCCAGCAGCTGCCGGTGACTGGTGTACTCCTGCGCTCCGTCCAGGTAGGTCGCCGCGATGTGCCGGGCACGGTTGGGGTCGCCGGGCAGGAGAACGTAAGGGGCCACATCCCCCGGCTGAGCGCGGACATGAATCTGACTCATTCCGGGAGTATAGGCACAGGTGTCTGGCCCTTCCGGCCTCTGCCGCCGCCTGAACCTATGAGCCAGGGCTCATGAGCCGGAAGAGTGATGCTTTCGTCACTTTCCTCACCTGAGGGGAAAGATGCGTGACAACAACAACAAAATCACAGCTCACCTTCACGTCACTGAATATCATGCCCCGCTCAGAATCAAGCTGAGCATCAGATCCTCCTCACAAATACCGGTGATTTCCGCCTGCGTCCACACAAAGATTCACAGAAGGCTCACTGCGCGTGCCTACGGTGAACACAGAGGAAGCAGGTCACATTGTGCTGCTGTTTCCGATAGAACCGAAGGAGCACCCCATGCACAAATCACTGATCATCGCGTCCACCCTGGCCCTCAGCCTCGGCGCTGCCAGCGCCCAGACCACCCCTGCGACCACCACCCCCGCCCCCGCCCAGGTTGCGCTGAGCGACGTGCCGGCCGGTCACTGGGCCAAGGACGCCGTTGACCGCATCGTTCAGTGCGGTCTGATCCAGGGCTTTCCCGACGGGACCTTCCGCGGCAACGAGAACCTTACCCGTTACCAGGCGGCACTGATCTTCTTCCGTGCCCTTCAGACCGGCGCCCTCAGCAACTGCGGGCTCAGCCAGCAGGACATGACGGTCGTCGCCAACGGCATGCAGGAAGTCAGCACCGAGCTGGCCGCCATCGCCACCCGCGTGACCGACCTGGAGAAACTCTCCGCCGAGCAGCAGGCCCGCATTGACGCCCTCGAAGCCCGTATCAGCAGCATGAGCACCGGCGCCGCCACAGCGGACACCGCTGCACTGACCGCCCGCATCGATGCCCTTGAAGCAGCGATCCGTAACATTCCCGCCGGTCCCCAGGGCCCTGCCGGTCCCGCTGGCCCCGCCGGTCCTCAGGGCCCTGCCGGTCCCGCCGGCCCGGCTGGCACGAGCGCCAGCGCCACCGTGACCACCCCGGTCACCACCCCCACGGCCAGCACCACCGTCGTGATCGGTGACACCACCCCTGTCGACGTGGCTCCCGCGCGCAACCTCTACGCTGGCGTGGGCGTCGGTGTGAAATCCGCCGGTGCCGGCGCCGAGTGCCTGAACACCTTCGACCAGAACAAACCGGCAGTGAACTACTGCTACACCGGCAGTGTCATGGTGGGAACCAACAACCTGATCGGTCCGGTTGGTGCGCGTGTGGCCGCTGAGTACCAGCCCGGCTACAACGGCGTAAGCGTGGACGCCAACGCAACCTACAACCTGAACACCGGCAGCCGCCTGACCCCTTACGTGGGCGCCGGTCTGGGCCTGACCAGCAGCCAGAGTCGCGCCAACGTCAACCAGAACGCCTCTGACATCTACGTTAACGGCATCGTCGGCCTCGACTACCGACTGACCGACAGTATCTCCGCCTTCGTTGAAGGCAACGGCCGCTACTACCTGAGCAACAACGGGAACGGCACCGGCCTGGCAGATAGCGCTGCCGATCAGGGCGGGTTCAACGGTGGCGTGAAAGTCGGCGTCAAGTTCTACTTCTAAATCACGACCTTCCACTCAGGGCCTCCCGCAGGAGGTCCTTTTTCTTGCCTTGGGCTGCGTGACGCGCGGCAAGGTCAGGCCAGCCGCCAGAGGTTACACTGGGGAAATGCGGCTCGTTTCGTTCGTTCAGGTGCTCCTGTTGCTGGGTATCGCGGCCTACCTTGCCCTGGTCACCCTGGAGAACCCGGGCCTGGTGCGGCTGCCTCTGCCGCTGGGGAGCGGGGAACTCAGCGTGCCCGTGGGTCTGGGCGTGACCGTGTTCCTGCTGCTGGGGGCACTGTTCACGGGGCTGCTGCTGCTGCCGGGTCTGTGGCAGGCCCGCATGCGGCGAGTGCGGGAGGCGCGGCTGCGCCGCGCTGCGGAGGAGCGCCTGGCGGCCACGTTGCAGGCCCGGTTGGGTGCCATGACCCCCACCGAGTCCGACAGGTCCGGCGCGTGAGCGTGCCCGGGCAACCCCGCTGGCTGCTGGCGCGCCCGGCCAGTCGTGAGGCGCTCCTGCGCACCATGCAGGAGTGGCGGGTTTCTCCGCCGCTCGCGCAGGTGCTCAGCGGCCGGCATCTGACCCCGGCGCTATTGAATCCCGCGCTGGTCCTCACGCCCAATCCGGCGCTACGGGAAGCGGCCCGGCGGATCGTGCAGGCGGTGCGTGCCGGAAAGCGCATCCGGATCCATGGCGATTACGACGCTGACGGCGTGAGTGCGACCGCGGTCCTCGTTCTTGGCCTGCGCGGTGTGGGGGCCGAGGTGCACGGCTTCATTCCGCACCGCCTGAACGAGGGCTACGGCCTGCACCCCGACAAGGTGGAGGAGCACGCCGGCGCCTGTGAACTGCTCGTCACGGTGGACTGCGGGGTGACGAACCTGCAGGAGATCGCGGACCTGATCAGGCGAGGCGTGGAGGTGATCGTTACGGATCACCATGCGCCGGGCGCGGATTTCCCGTCAGCACTGGTGGTTCACCCCCACCTGACCGACGCGTTCAGTCACGACCTGCACAACCTGACCGGCGCGGGCGTCGCCTACCACCTGCTCTGGGCGGTTCATGAGGAGTTGGGCTTGCCGGAGCCGCGCGCCTACACGGCCCTGGCGACCCTGGGGACGGTGGCCGACGTCGCGCCTCTGATTGGAGAGAACCGCGCCCTGGTGCGGGCAGGGCTGCAGGAACTGGAGCGGACGACCCTCCCGGGGCTGCGCGCGCTGCTGGATGCCGGACGCGTCCGGCGGCCCACGGCGCGCGACGTGGCGTTTATCCTGGCGCCCCGCATCAATGCGGCGGGGCGTCTCGGGGAGGCGGACGTAGCTCTGGAGCTGCTGACAACCAGTAGCGCGCATGAGGCCAGTCGCCTCGCGGAGTACCTGGAGATCCGCAACCAGGAGCGGCGCAAACTGCAGGATGACATGTTTCAGCATGCGCTGACCCTGGCCGATCCACGTGATCCGGCGCTGGTGGTGACACACCCGGACTGGCATGCGGGCGTCATGGGGATCGTGGCGAGCAAACTCGTTGAGACGTACCACCGCCCGGTGTTCATCGTTGCGCAGGGCAAGGGGTCGGTGAGGTCCATGCCGGGCATCAGCGCCGTGGAAGGGCTGCGGTTCAGTCATGACCTCCTCAAGCGCTACGGGGGACACCCGGGCGCGGCTGGATTCGCCATTGAGCCCACGCGGTTCGGTGCGTTCCGGGACCGCATTCACGCGTACGTCCGTCAGTTTCCGGTGCCGGTGCCGCAGGTTCGTCTGGACGCGCCCCTGCCTGCCCTGGGGGCCAGCCTGGATCTGCTGCATGAAACGGCCGCGTTTGAACCGTTTGGTGAGGGTCACGCCCTGCCGGTCTGGCACCTGCGGGACACCCTGGGTGAAACGCGTCTGGTGGGCAAGAAGGGCACCACGCTTCAATTCAAGGTTGCGGGCGTGCGCGGCGTGAAGTTCGACGAGCCTGACGCGGCCGGCGGCGAGCGGGACCTGGCCGCGCAGCTGGTCAGCAGCGAGTGGCGCGGCCAGACCCGCCTGGAGTTTCACGGTCAGGCGCTGCGTTTTCCGGCGCCGGTCGGCCTGGACGCGCCTGTGCCCGCGCACGCCACGCCCCGGTTGAATCCGAAAGCTGCCATGGAGCATCTGCGTGCCGGCGCGAGCGCCTACGCCGAGGGAACGGTCGCGGCTTACCTGCGGGACAACGTGCCGGGTCTGACGCTGGTGCAGGCCGGTGACATGCACCCGGGTGGGGAACTTATCCTGTACGCCCTGCCCGCCGAGGCGGACCTGTGCCGGTGGGTCCAGGCGGGCCGGGTGGCGTTCGCGTTTGGACCGAAAACGCTTGCAGAGCTGGAAGGCAGCCTGACCCGGCATCACCTCAGTGCCCCGCCCCCCAATCCGCTGCTCGGAACGGCGGACCCCGGCCTGGAGGCAGCAGCGGACGCCTACCGCCGCTGGCAGTGGGCCCATCACTGGCGCACCCTGGATGACGACGGCTGGAGTGCCAGCGTGCACGCCATGCTGGGCCTGGATACACCGGCCGAACAGCCGGAACGCGAACTGCTGAGCGCCGACTGAGGCGGGCTCAGGGGCGCTGGCCGGCCCTGGGGCTACTCGGCCTGGGGGTGCAGGACCCGCCGGGCCAGCGACCAGCCGCTGAGCAGG from Deinococcus taeanensis carries:
- a CDS encoding phosphohydrolase; its protein translation is MGAGGDQKFRLSVEGGKVSDVAGSDTAAQAPAPAGKTRVVEFTTPRAKLIEEANQAIRADLREFPRALAAYEALRGDPEALAHWDMANYITMRKLGYNDHGRVHAFITGAAGLAITELLLEGGVRPDIMESGIGEADDVFLTVILGTMLHDIGNQIHRVGHEAHGVALALPILDRIMTPLYPDPFKRMKVRSFILGAINCHDLSPAPLTMEGGIVAVADGTDITKGRGRKAFSMGSVDIHSISALAVDQVVIERGRDKPVLISVTMNNSGGIFQVEEILAPKVIRTPMRRFVELRATTRPEGDEQILSRVRLEGDHFVMDLEGGGQVAVEVMDSQKQVQQAVTDTLGLGTDSR
- a CDS encoding homoserine dehydrogenase, whose translation is MRTVTVGVLGCGTVGQDVLNLIRKREAIFADLGVRVQVAGVLVRDVSRPRNCPPGTPLTTDPAFLQECGVVIEAMGGVEQPMDLLRPYLKSGRPVITANKALLAERWNELRDYALDGKLYYEASVMAGTPVIGPMSTVLRASTFTRLQAVLNGTCLYIITQMEEGKEYAQALAEAQALGYAEDPPTLDVGGFDTAHKLTVLARFCADPNFPYERVQVQGIEALTLDEVQSARARGERIKLVAELERVNGEWVARVSPQSLPEDHPLCTAGASRNAMVYEGEECGTLIFAGGGAGGMVTASAMVGDLLDWVIGFPGHVPLH
- a CDS encoding NUDIX hydrolase, which encodes MARRDLLVAAGILRDRFGRVLLVGNDWQGHGRVRHTLPGGVVEPGETLPEALYREIYEETGLKLTGIKHMAYTVHIEDERRGERAIAVAFEATWDGLLNPADPDGFIVEARFCTPEEALEKIEAPPMREPLSDYLKTGEPGRFYAFKGWDGRGGLRIPALKPRS
- a CDS encoding single-stranded-DNA-specific exonuclease RecJ, coding for MQEWRVSPPLAQVLSGRHLTPALLNPALVLTPNPALREAARRIVQAVRAGKRIRIHGDYDADGVSATAVLVLGLRGVGAEVHGFIPHRLNEGYGLHPDKVEEHAGACELLVTVDCGVTNLQEIADLIRRGVEVIVTDHHAPGADFPSALVVHPHLTDAFSHDLHNLTGAGVAYHLLWAVHEELGLPEPRAYTALATLGTVADVAPLIGENRALVRAGLQELERTTLPGLRALLDAGRVRRPTARDVAFILAPRINAAGRLGEADVALELLTTSSAHEASRLAEYLEIRNQERRKLQDDMFQHALTLADPRDPALVVTHPDWHAGVMGIVASKLVETYHRPVFIVAQGKGSVRSMPGISAVEGLRFSHDLLKRYGGHPGAAGFAIEPTRFGAFRDRIHAYVRQFPVPVPQVRLDAPLPALGASLDLLHETAAFEPFGEGHALPVWHLRDTLGETRLVGKKGTTLQFKVAGVRGVKFDEPDAAGGERDLAAQLVSSEWRGQTRLEFHGQALRFPAPVGLDAPVPAHATPRLNPKAAMEHLRAGASAYAEGTVAAYLRDNVPGLTLVQAGDMHPGGELILYALPAEADLCRWVQAGRVAFAFGPKTLAELEGSLTRHHLSAPPPNPLLGTADPGLEAAADAYRRWQWAHHWRTLDDDGWSASVHAMLGLDTPAEQPERELLSAD
- the prfA gene encoding peptide chain release factor 1, with the translated sequence MTRLNELASEFGMVERALGDPAALADPREYARLTRRHRELLPLVTLLRERDTLEHDLRGARDLLTDPDMRELAAGEVQSLEARLKTIEAELVVLLLPTDPDDAKDVILELRAGAGGAEAGLFVTDLLRLYTRYAEQAGLRVTVLDANESDLGGASKVVAEITGEGAFRAFRWERGVHRVQRVPATESQGRIHTSTVTVAVLPEAEQGEVQLDLAEVRIDVFRSQGAGGQGVNTTDSAVRAVYRAGTPDEIVVVCQDGRSQIKNREKALQVLAARLAERERIAREARERNERAAQVGTGDRSEKIRTYNYPQNRVTDHRLEGDDKNHPLDSVMAGALAPIVAALARAQREQQLLHMDTGPEEPRNGAA
- the greA gene encoding transcription elongation factor GreA: MTKDRITMTQRGYDKLLETLHFLKTTKREEISENMGRAIEDGDLRESAAYDEARMQQSENEARISELERQLERAMIIEEDATGGAGLGARVRVRDTKGKEHQFELVGTYEVDVLKGKVSDASPIGKALSGKRAGEKVTVQLPKGNAEFEILSVDYA
- a CDS encoding purine-nucleoside phosphorylase, which encodes MSQIHVRAQPGDVAPYVLLPGDPNRARHIAATYLDGAQEYTSHRQLLGFTGTYKGVPVSVQTTGMGCPSAAIVAEELARLGARTLIRVGTLGGATPRVAPGDLVIATAAVPNDGTTRQMLAGAPYAPAANFDVVEASVHAARAQRAPHHVGLVMTEDAFYASTPEHARLWAARGVLGFEMEASAIFLVAAQRGLRAGCLTACSNDIGDPQLVPDDVLAAGVDRMVRVALEAIATLAARDGQPA
- a CDS encoding enoyl-CoA hydratase/isomerase family protein, with product MTQLDEFEFNNVQIDQHGPIAILSINRPRALNALSADTLSEIAQAVNLIVEDAEVGALIITGAGDRAFVAGADISEFQDLEGVYDGRELSLAGQDVMHQIASLPIPVIAAVNGFALGGGLELALACDVRVAATTARLGLPEVTLGLIPGFGGTQRLARLIGVGRALDLMLTARQVKADEALAMGLVNYVADDALTKAREVAEQMLKNAPIAMSLVKEAVRRGLDTTLEGGLEIEADLFGMTVATKDFREGVHAFLNKRNAEFQGE
- a CDS encoding outer membrane protein, encoding MHKSLIIASTLALSLGAASAQTTPATTTPAPAQVALSDVPAGHWAKDAVDRIVQCGLIQGFPDGTFRGNENLTRYQAALIFFRALQTGALSNCGLSQQDMTVVANGMQEVSTELAAIATRVTDLEKLSAEQQARIDALEARISSMSTGAATADTAALTARIDALEAAIRNIPAGPQGPAGPAGPAGPQGPAGPAGPAGTSASATVTTPVTTPTASTTVVIGDTTPVDVAPARNLYAGVGVGVKSAGAGAECLNTFDQNKPAVNYCYTGSVMVGTNNLIGPVGARVAAEYQPGYNGVSVDANATYNLNTGSRLTPYVGAGLGLTSSQSRANVNQNASDIYVNGIVGLDYRLTDSISAFVEGNGRYYLSNNGNGTGLADSAADQGGFNGGVKVGVKFYF